The Streptococcus marmotae genome contains the following window.
GAGCGGTTGAATAGATTTTTAAAGGATGAAAAAGTCAGTCCGAGAAAGTTGATTAGGGACTCTAAGGTGACCTTTATTGGGACTACCGATCATCCTTTAGATGATTTAGAATGGCATAAACGGTTGTCAGAGGAAGAAGGATTTGACACCATTGTGGCACCGACTTTTCGACCAGATGAAGCCTTTGTCGAACATCGAAACTTTGGAGATTTTGTCCGTCGATTAGAAGAAAAAACAGGCTTTTCGATTTCGGACTTTGATAGCTTTGTTGCAGGGCTTGCTGATCGCGTTGCCTATTTTGCACAAGTAGGCTGTCTAGCAAGTGATATTAGTTTTACAGAGATTTGTTTTGAACCAGCCAGCAAAGAAGAGCTCGATGAGATTTTACAAGCTACAAGAGGAGGAAAGACTCCAAGTTTAGTAGCAGTGAGAAAATGGCAGACAGGTCTATTTAGAGAACTATGTCGCTTGTATAAACAGCATGGTTTTGTCACTCAAGTCCATTTTGGAGCGTTGCGGAATAATCATACAGCCTTATTCCAACGCCTTGGTGCGGATATAGGAGTTGACTCAATTGGGGATCAAACAGCCTTGACCAGTCATTTGAACAAGTTGCTAGATGATTTGGTGGAAAGGGATTGGTTACCAAAGATGATTTGGTACAATCTGAACCCGACTTATAATATTGCCTTGGCAAATACCTTGGCGAATTTCCAAGCAAATGAAAAAGGAATTAGAAGCCAATTACAATTTGGAGCGGGTTGGTGGTTTAATGACACCAAGCTTGGTATGATTGACCAAATGAACGCCTATGCAGAGCAAGGACTGTTCGCAAATTTTGTGGGTATGTTAACGGATTCTAGAAGTTTCTTGTCTTATCAACGGCATGATTACTTTAGAAGAATCTTAGCGTCTTATGTTGGGCAATGGATAGTTGATGAGGAAGTGCCAGAAGATTATCAGGCGCTAGGAAAAGTTGTCCAAGAGATTTCGTATTTTAATGCACAGAAATTTTTTGAAAAATAAATGAGGTAGCACGATGAAAATGTCCTTTCGTTGGTACGGGAAAAATGATCCCGTCAGTTTAGCAGAAATCAAAGCAATCCCAGGTATGCAGGGGATTGTCACAGCAGTTTATGATGTTCCTGTTGGTCAGGCTTGGCCGTTGGAAAAGCTCTTGGGATTGAAAAAAATGGTAGAAGATGCAGGTCTCGAAATTACCGTTATTGAGTCTATTCCTGTTCATGAAGACATTAAGCAAGGCAAACCGAATCGGGATGAGTTGATTGAGAATTATAAAACATCCATTAAGAATGTAGGTTTAGCTGGAATTCCTGTTGTGTGCTATAACTTTATGCCAGTATTTGACTGGACTCGCTCTGATTTGCATCATCCACTTCCTGATGGTTCTACTTCGCTTGCTTTCTTAAAAGAAGATTTAGCAGGGGTAGATCCTGTGGCAGATGATTTGAATTTGCCAGGTTGGGATTCTTCTTACTCAAAAGATGAGATGAAGGCGATTATTGAAAACTATCGTCACAATGTGTCAGAAGAAGATCTATGGAAAAATCTAGCTTATTTTATTCAAGCGATTATGCCAACTGCTGAAGCTGCTGGTGTAAAAATGGCGATTCACCCTGACGATCCACCGTATGGTATCTTTGGACTTCCACGTATCATTACGGGTCAAGAGGCTGTTGAGCGTTTCCTTGGCTTGTACGATTCGCCAGCGAATGGGATTACCATGTGTGTCGGCTCTTATGCTTCTGATCCGAAAAACGATGTCATTGCCATGACTGAGTATGCTTTGAAGCGTAATCGGATTAATTTTATGCATACTCGCAATGTAACAGCAGGTGATTGGGGTTTCCAAGAAACAGCTCATCTGTCACAGGCTGGTGATATTGATATGAATGCGGTTGTGAAATTGTTGGTTGATTATGATTGGCAAGGTGCTTTGCGTCCTGACCATGGTCGCCGTATTTGGGGAGATCAGACCAAGACACCAGGCTATGGACTTTATGATCGAGCTTTAGGAGCAACCTATTTCAATGGTCTTTATGAAGCCAATATGAGAGCAGCTGGAAAAGTACCAGATTTTGGGATTAAAACAAAGACAGTAGGCCAAAAATAGGAGGAAATGCCATGTCAAAAGTCATTGAATTTAAAGATAAAGTGGTAGTAGTCACAGGCGCAGGAGGTGTTCTATGCGGCTATTTAGCAAAAGAATTTGCAAAAGCAGGTGCCAAAGTTGCTTTGCTCGATTTGAATGAAGCAGCGGCTCAACAATTTGTCGATGATATTGTAGTTGCAGGAGGAACAGCAAAGGCCTACCAATCAAATGTTCTGTCAAAAGAGAACTTGGAAGAAGTTCGTCAACAAATACTGGCTGATTTTGGTCCAACAGACATCTTAATCAATGGAGCTGGAGGGAATAATCCGAAAGCGACGACAGACAATGAGTTCCATGAGCTAGATTTACCAAGTGATACAAAGACCTTCTTTGATTTGGATGAAAGTGGAATCAATTTTGTCTTTAACTTGAATTATTTGGGAACCTTACTTCCAACACAAGTTTTTGCGCAAGATATGGTTGGACGAGCAGGAGCAAATATCATTAACATTTCAAGTATGAATGCCTTTACGCCTCTAACAAAAATTCCAGCTTATTCTGGAGCTAAGGCAGCGATTAGTAATTTTACTCAATGGTTAGCAGTCCATTTTTCTAAAGTGGGTATTCGTTGCAACGCGATTGCACCAGGGTTCTTGGTAACAAATCAAAATCGCGGATTGCTTTTTGATGAAAATGGTCAACCAACGGTTCGTGCTCACAAAATTTTAACCAATACGCCAATGGGACGCTTCGGTGAAGCAGAAGAATTGGTGGGCGGAGTCTTCTTCCTAGCAGATGAAAATCTAGCTAGCTTTGTCAATGGTGTGGTCTTACCGATTGATGGTGGTTTTTCCGCCTATTCAGGAGTGTAGCAATGAAAGAAGAGTACATATTTTGTATCGACTCAGACGGCTGTGCTATGGATACGATGACCTACAAGCATCAGCTATTTTTCGGTCCATTGGCTGCAGATGTGTTTGAAATTGAAGATAGAAAATCCTTTTTGGCAGAATGGAATCGTGTGAATCTCTACTCTAGAACACGAGGCATTAATCGCTTTGTAGGTTTAGTGGAAGGGTTGAAATATGCTGGGGTAACTGGTATTGAAAGCTTAATCAATTGGGTCGAAACGACTTCTTCTTTGTCGA
Protein-coding sequences here:
- a CDS encoding SDR family oxidoreductase, encoding MSKVIEFKDKVVVVTGAGGVLCGYLAKEFAKAGAKVALLDLNEAAAQQFVDDIVVAGGTAKAYQSNVLSKENLEEVRQQILADFGPTDILINGAGGNNPKATTDNEFHELDLPSDTKTFFDLDESGINFVFNLNYLGTLLPTQVFAQDMVGRAGANIINISSMNAFTPLTKIPAYSGAKAAISNFTQWLAVHFSKVGIRCNAIAPGFLVTNQNRGLLFDENGQPTVRAHKILTNTPMGRFGEAEELVGGVFFLADENLASFVNGVVLPIDGGFSAYSGV
- the uxaC gene encoding glucuronate isomerase, producing MAFNDSSFMLKNQPAHQLYDQIKHLPIYDFHCHLDPKEIYEDKVYEDIVDLWLGGDHYKWRLMRANGIPEEEITGSASKLTKFKAWAKTVSRAYGNPLYHWSHLELKQVFGVTELLTEENAEELYERLNRFLKDEKVSPRKLIRDSKVTFIGTTDHPLDDLEWHKRLSEEEGFDTIVAPTFRPDEAFVEHRNFGDFVRRLEEKTGFSISDFDSFVAGLADRVAYFAQVGCLASDISFTEICFEPASKEELDEILQATRGGKTPSLVAVRKWQTGLFRELCRLYKQHGFVTQVHFGALRNNHTALFQRLGADIGVDSIGDQTALTSHLNKLLDDLVERDWLPKMIWYNLNPTYNIALANTLANFQANEKGIRSQLQFGAGWWFNDTKLGMIDQMNAYAEQGLFANFVGMLTDSRSFLSYQRHDYFRRILASYVGQWIVDEEVPEDYQALGKVVQEISYFNAQKFFEK
- the uxuA gene encoding mannonate dehydratase — protein: MKMSFRWYGKNDPVSLAEIKAIPGMQGIVTAVYDVPVGQAWPLEKLLGLKKMVEDAGLEITVIESIPVHEDIKQGKPNRDELIENYKTSIKNVGLAGIPVVCYNFMPVFDWTRSDLHHPLPDGSTSLAFLKEDLAGVDPVADDLNLPGWDSSYSKDEMKAIIENYRHNVSEEDLWKNLAYFIQAIMPTAEAAGVKMAIHPDDPPYGIFGLPRIITGQEAVERFLGLYDSPANGITMCVGSYASDPKNDVIAMTEYALKRNRINFMHTRNVTAGDWGFQETAHLSQAGDIDMNAVVKLLVDYDWQGALRPDHGRRIWGDQTKTPGYGLYDRALGATYFNGLYEANMRAAGKVPDFGIKTKTVGQK